The Nitrospirales bacterium genome includes a window with the following:
- a CDS encoding aminotransferase class V-fold PLP-dependent enzyme, whose translation MSGQKSENKRLHDALTALGPGPLDEQSLRAHLHPLFSKVLRRPEIYLANHSLGRPPDQTLADVQQAIEYWYADMEGAWDVWLAEIQTFRRQIANLIHAPSEDCIIPKTSAGQGLRAVLNCYDEKTSVVTTTAEFNSVDHILKTYAKRNRIAIHWIPSDQRGIFHEDDILGVVKKHPGSLLIVSMVLFSTGQYLTNLPAIIQEAQAQGSRVLLDLYHAVGVIPINIQALGADFAIGGCYKYLRGGPGACWLSIHPKHLDGTLSTLDTGWFAQPTPFDFLRPDSPALASGGNAFLESTPPILPYYQAKAGLAFTQGIGVDRLREYSLGQQARLTELLLERGIHVLGMPERRGAFLTVTHPEARRIAEQLKAHSIVIDARDNLLRICPDILTKDEEMRKCASEIAKITGSK comes from the coding sequence ATGTCCGGACAGAAATCGGAAAATAAAAGGCTTCACGATGCGCTTACGGCTCTTGGGCCTGGACCGTTAGATGAACAATCCCTACGTGCTCACCTTCATCCGTTATTCTCAAAAGTCCTGAGACGACCGGAAATCTATCTCGCCAATCACTCGCTGGGTCGTCCCCCGGATCAAACACTCGCCGACGTACAACAGGCCATAGAATACTGGTATGCGGACATGGAAGGGGCCTGGGATGTCTGGCTAGCCGAAATCCAGACGTTTCGCAGGCAGATCGCCAATTTGATTCACGCGCCGTCGGAAGACTGTATCATTCCCAAAACCAGCGCCGGGCAGGGATTGCGGGCAGTACTGAATTGCTACGACGAAAAAACTTCCGTCGTAACGACCACGGCAGAGTTTAATTCCGTTGACCATATACTCAAGACTTACGCTAAACGAAATCGCATCGCCATACACTGGATTCCTTCCGATCAACGAGGCATCTTCCATGAAGACGACATACTCGGGGTGGTCAAAAAACATCCGGGCAGCTTATTGATCGTCTCGATGGTGCTATTTTCCACCGGCCAGTATCTCACGAACTTGCCTGCGATCATTCAAGAAGCACAGGCCCAAGGCTCCCGGGTACTCTTGGACCTCTATCACGCGGTAGGAGTCATACCGATCAACATCCAAGCGTTAGGAGCGGATTTTGCGATTGGAGGGTGCTATAAATATTTACGAGGCGGGCCGGGAGCCTGTTGGCTGTCTATCCACCCGAAACATCTGGATGGTACGCTATCCACATTGGACACAGGGTGGTTCGCACAACCAACGCCCTTTGACTTTCTGAGACCCGACTCCCCTGCCCTCGCATCAGGAGGCAATGCGTTTCTGGAATCGACGCCACCAATCCTACCCTATTATCAGGCCAAAGCTGGGCTGGCATTTACGCAAGGCATCGGAGTCGATCGGCTTCGCGAATATTCACTCGGACAACAGGCCAGACTCACCGAGTTACTATTGGAACGAGGAATACATGTGCTTGGAATGCCAGAAAGACGTGGCGCGTTTTTGACAGTCACTCATCCTGAGGCCAGGAGAATCGCCGAACAACTCAAAGCGCACAGCATCGTCATCGACGCGCGCGACAATCTTCTCCGCATCTGCCCAGACATTTTGACCAAGGATGAAGAAATGAGAAAATGCGCCAGCGAAATAGCCAAAATAACTGGAAGCAAATGA
- a CDS encoding type II toxin-antitoxin system VapC family toxin, translating into MTQRILVDTDVLIDYFRGIDVACDCIEAHLDLVSLSVISVAEIRAGIRGKGEGDALEQFLSVIPIFDVTRVIAEKAGDWVNQFGKSHAVEIPDALIAATATVHDLQLKTLNIKHYPMFKGLVPAYKKR; encoded by the coding sequence TTGACGCAGCGTATTCTTGTCGATACTGATGTCCTCATCGACTATTTTCGGGGTATAGACGTTGCGTGTGATTGTATTGAAGCGCATCTCGACCTCGTCTCCCTATCCGTCATTTCTGTTGCTGAAATCCGTGCTGGCATTCGAGGTAAAGGTGAGGGGGACGCACTCGAACAGTTCCTCTCAGTTATTCCAATATTTGATGTGACTCGAGTCATTGCTGAGAAGGCAGGGGACTGGGTGAATCAATTTGGTAAGTCTCATGCCGTCGAAATCCCTGATGCGTTAATTGCGGCGACCGCCACTGTACACGACCTTCAACTGAAAACGCTTAACATCAAGCACTACCCCATGTTTAAAGGCCTCGTTCCAGCTTATAAAAAGAGGTAG
- a CDS encoding protein N-lysine methyltransferase family protein, which translates to MPRLGDIQVVVKTKRDIGDETPLEQRDDESLGWAYWDRLWPSELALAEYLIHEHFPGNLTGKHVLEIGCGVGLAGVVAAQLGAFTTFSDMVPVVLEGVKETCRINQIRQFDTHTLDWSSSISMPRKYDIVMGSEVFYDTKNLPGISNVLRSTLKSDGKAFFCDPNRLGLNTIEVHFQEHFAMSVQPCPLNEALRKRSGGGKTGYIYALQARESVSP; encoded by the coding sequence TTGCCTCGCCTTGGAGATATCCAGGTCGTCGTTAAGACCAAACGAGACATCGGCGACGAAACACCATTGGAGCAACGTGACGATGAATCTCTGGGCTGGGCCTATTGGGACCGCCTCTGGCCATCCGAGCTCGCCCTGGCTGAATATCTCATTCACGAGCACTTTCCAGGAAACTTGACGGGAAAACACGTCCTGGAAATCGGCTGCGGAGTTGGCCTTGCGGGAGTCGTGGCTGCTCAGTTGGGGGCCTTCACCACGTTTTCCGACATGGTCCCGGTCGTTTTAGAAGGCGTGAAAGAAACATGCAGGATAAATCAGATTCGACAGTTTGATACACACACGTTAGATTGGTCTTCTTCAATCTCCATGCCTCGGAAGTACGACATCGTCATGGGTAGCGAAGTATTTTATGACACCAAAAACTTGCCAGGAATATCGAACGTCCTCCGCTCCACCCTCAAATCTGACGGAAAGGCCTTTTTTTGCGATCCCAATCGACTTGGTTTGAATACGATCGAGGTTCACTTCCAGGAACATTTCGCCATGTCTGTGCAACCCTGTCCGTTGAACGAGGCACTGAGAAAACGCTCGGGCGGTGGGAAAACTGGATACATCTACGCGCTTCAGGCCAGGGAAAGTGTATCACCCTGA
- a CDS encoding tryptophan 2,3-dioxygenase family protein: protein MSEHSSNKRQLEKEIQLDFRDRLTYAGYLHLDQLLTAQQTLSDPPHHDEMLFIIQHQTSELWMKLILHELQAALIHIQHNRFNPCFKILARVKQIQRQLFEQWAVLETLTPNEYAAFRNSLGNASGFQSIQYRSIEFILGNKDADVIEVFRHDDKLYQLLLKTLHAPSLYDEFLCSLGRQGYDIPRSCLERDWSLPHVRTPALVPVFKQIYDNPNAQWDAYEMCEKLVDVEENFQLWRFRHLKTVERVIGYKRGTGGSSGVKFLKQALDFSFFPELLDVRTEIGK from the coding sequence ATGTCCGAACATTCTTCCAACAAACGTCAACTTGAAAAAGAAATCCAGCTCGATTTCCGGGATCGTCTTACCTACGCTGGCTACCTGCACCTCGATCAATTACTGACCGCGCAACAGACGCTCAGCGACCCACCGCATCACGACGAAATGCTCTTTATCATCCAACATCAAACATCCGAGCTCTGGATGAAATTGATTCTGCACGAATTGCAAGCGGCATTGATCCATATCCAACACAATCGTTTCAACCCATGCTTTAAAATCCTCGCACGCGTCAAACAAATCCAACGGCAACTTTTTGAGCAATGGGCGGTACTCGAAACCCTCACGCCTAATGAATATGCCGCGTTCCGAAATTCTCTGGGAAACGCCTCAGGGTTTCAATCGATTCAATACCGGTCGATTGAATTTATCCTCGGAAACAAGGACGCTGATGTCATCGAAGTCTTCCGCCACGATGACAAACTGTACCAGCTTTTATTAAAGACGCTTCATGCCCCAAGCCTCTACGATGAGTTCTTATGCTCACTCGGTCGCCAGGGATACGATATTCCTCGATCCTGCTTAGAGCGAGACTGGTCGCTTCCGCACGTCCGGACTCCTGCACTCGTCCCCGTATTCAAGCAGATCTACGACAATCCCAACGCCCAATGGGATGCCTATGAGATGTGCGAAAAATTAGTGGATGTGGAGGAAAACTTTCAACTGTGGCGATTTCGTCATCTCAAGACCGTCGAACGCGTGATCGGATACAAACGAGGCACCGGCGGTTCATCCGGCGTCAAGTTTCTCAAGCAAGCGCTCGACTTTTCTTTTTTCCCTGAGTTACTCGATGTCCGGACAGAAATCGGAAAATAA
- a CDS encoding ribbon-helix-helix domain-containing protein, translating into MIRTQIYLTEREKDQLEAIASTRGVRQSELIREAVDELIEKYAPSQRLERIRKVRGLWKKRKDLPSLHDLRKGWNRRTPN; encoded by the coding sequence ATGATTCGAACACAAATTTATTTAACTGAACGTGAGAAGGATCAGTTAGAAGCCATAGCCAGTACTCGAGGGGTGAGGCAGAGTGAGCTCATTCGAGAGGCTGTTGATGAGTTGATCGAGAAGTATGCGCCTTCCCAGCGATTGGAGCGTATCAGGAAAGTACGCGGTCTATGGAAAAAAAGAAAAGATCTTCCATCGTTGCATGACCTTCGCAAGGGGTGGAACCGTAGGACTCCAAATTGA
- a CDS encoding TolC family protein, whose product MRQLFCNSLLSLFMVFSSAAFTFAQTSTTSSQLTNLIDPEPLETLTLQEAVLRALEENLDITISRQTRDARLTDIVLELAQFDPTVELSTNYDRSVTPLNRPIFGLGGTTLGSEPDKIDQNNMNVRLGLTQKLYSGGNLDLHFDTNRNSVAGQTSFLFNPSYTNTLSLNLSQPLLRNFGVDVNTTQIHIARNAATTEQYVFVDQVLNVIKDVEHAYWELVFSRQNLKVAKSTLKAAKELFAANRAKVSAGVMAEVEVLQAQAGVASRVEEVLIAQKAVHDQEDQLYRLFSPSEETLQEEITVIATDRPTQKARTQTLRHELELALQKRPEILQAQKNIETGTLNTNLAKNQLLPSLAFEGNVGLSGLGKNPGDTLDRTTSRDFYNFGGGLILSYPLGNRSAQSQYNRRVLETNQAKATLQRIRHQVIIDTKEAVRRVRTDFKRIQTTRTARELAEKQLHAEQERLQLGLSTTRVVLEFQRDLAIARGNEQRAIIDYNQSLSNLRRMTATALEDYHIVLQ is encoded by the coding sequence ATGCGACAACTTTTCTGCAACAGCCTTCTCAGTCTGTTCATGGTTTTTTCTTCTGCCGCTTTTACGTTTGCACAGACATCGACGACCTCTTCCCAACTCACAAACCTTATAGACCCCGAGCCACTTGAAACCTTGACGCTTCAAGAGGCCGTCCTCCGCGCGCTCGAAGAGAATCTTGATATCACGATCAGTCGACAAACACGAGATGCCCGCCTCACCGACATTGTCTTGGAACTCGCGCAATTCGATCCGACCGTCGAACTGTCAACCAACTATGATCGAAGCGTGACACCACTCAATCGACCCATCTTCGGACTCGGCGGCACAACACTGGGGTCGGAGCCGGACAAAATCGATCAAAACAATATGAATGTGAGGCTCGGGTTAACTCAAAAATTATACTCTGGCGGGAACCTTGACCTACACTTCGACACGAATAGAAACTCCGTTGCGGGTCAAACAAGCTTTCTCTTCAATCCCTCTTATACCAATACGCTCTCCTTAAACTTGAGCCAACCGTTGCTTCGTAATTTTGGCGTCGACGTGAATACCACCCAAATTCATATCGCGCGGAACGCCGCCACGACCGAACAGTATGTTTTCGTCGATCAAGTCCTCAACGTGATCAAAGACGTGGAGCACGCGTATTGGGAATTGGTTTTTTCGCGACAAAACCTGAAGGTCGCCAAATCCACGCTGAAGGCTGCCAAAGAGTTGTTCGCGGCAAACCGGGCAAAGGTCTCGGCTGGAGTCATGGCCGAGGTGGAAGTGTTGCAAGCGCAAGCAGGAGTCGCGAGTCGAGTCGAAGAAGTCTTAATCGCGCAAAAGGCCGTACACGACCAGGAAGATCAACTCTATCGTCTCTTCAGCCCTTCCGAAGAAACCTTACAGGAAGAGATCACCGTCATTGCCACCGATAGACCGACGCAGAAAGCCCGCACCCAAACGTTACGCCACGAGCTTGAGCTGGCGCTTCAAAAACGCCCGGAAATACTTCAAGCTCAAAAGAATATCGAAACGGGAACACTCAACACAAACTTAGCCAAGAATCAGCTGCTCCCAAGCCTTGCCTTCGAGGGAAATGTCGGGTTGAGCGGTCTAGGGAAAAACCCGGGAGATACCCTGGATCGGACCACCAGCCGGGATTTTTATAACTTTGGAGGCGGTCTTATCCTGAGTTATCCTCTAGGAAATCGGTCGGCCCAAAGTCAGTACAATCGGCGAGTCTTGGAAACAAATCAAGCCAAAGCCACGTTGCAACGCATCCGCCACCAGGTCATCATTGACACCAAGGAAGCCGTCCGCCGCGTACGCACCGATTTCAAGCGAATCCAAACCACCCGAACCGCTCGTGAACTCGCTGAAAAACAGCTTCATGCCGAGCAGGAACGACTGCAACTAGGCCTCAGCACCACGCGAGTCGTCCTTGAGTTTCAACGAGACTTGGCCATTGCGCGCGGGAATGAACAACGTGCGATCATCGATTACAATCAATCGCTGTCAAACCTTCGACGTATGACGGCAACAGCGTTGGAAGACTACCACATCGTCCTCCAATAG
- a CDS encoding TIGR00730 family Rossman fold protein, which translates to MKRLCVFCGSTKGSLPIYERVTRELGEQFLKRGIGLVYGGGNIGLMGIMAETVLKGGGEVIGIIPKALAEKELAFRELADLRIVQTMHERKALMEQLSDGFIALPGGFGTLEEICEMVTWAQLNIHSKPCGLLNIEGFYDDLLSFMDNQVQQGFVTPVNRYLVMEALKPEHLLDLLQGKAHTEISSASLDRP; encoded by the coding sequence ATGAAACGTCTTTGTGTATTTTGCGGGTCAACGAAAGGCAGCCTCCCCATCTATGAACGAGTCACTCGAGAATTGGGGGAACAGTTCTTGAAACGAGGGATCGGCCTCGTTTATGGGGGAGGCAATATCGGACTCATGGGCATCATGGCCGAAACGGTCCTGAAGGGTGGAGGAGAAGTCATTGGGATCATTCCTAAAGCTTTGGCCGAAAAGGAACTCGCTTTCAGAGAATTGGCTGACCTTCGTATCGTTCAAACCATGCATGAACGAAAGGCCCTCATGGAACAACTCTCTGACGGGTTTATCGCTCTGCCAGGAGGATTCGGCACGCTTGAGGAAATTTGTGAAATGGTCACCTGGGCGCAATTGAACATTCACTCAAAGCCATGTGGTCTCTTGAATATCGAAGGATTTTATGATGATCTCCTGTCGTTCATGGACAATCAAGTTCAACAAGGCTTCGTCACGCCCGTGAACCGGTATTTGGTCATGGAAGCACTGAAGCCAGAACATCTGTTGGATCTTTTGCAGGGTAAGGCGCATACGGAGATATCTTCGGCCAGCCTAGACCGCCCATAG